In one Saccharibacillus brassicae genomic region, the following are encoded:
- the mnmH gene encoding tRNA 2-selenouridine(34) synthase MnmH — protein sequence MFQDITIEELLAKRASGEIATIDVRSPSEYRSASIPGSLNIPLFDDAQRAEVGTLYTQVGVEEAKERGLQIASAKLPEFIRQFKEIEGQKAVFCWRGGMRSRTTATVLDLMGIRAYRLSGGFRAYRRWVVEQLEHFDLKARAIVLGGNTGNGKTAILHRLLQEGYPVVDLEGMAGHRGSVFGGIGVEVRNQKSFDSLLLERLLQVGSGPYLLIEAESKRIGRVEVPAFLMDAKERGLQLRISLPIEERVRHILEDYRPEENAEACMASFLRIKEHIHQPIAAEIHRLMTLGEYAGAVRMLLESYYDPKYDYSSDRLKAENTTLIEADTAEEAALRIKEILAAEYGA from the coding sequence TTGTTTCAGGACATTACGATAGAAGAACTGCTGGCCAAACGGGCCAGCGGAGAGATCGCGACGATCGACGTCCGGTCGCCGTCGGAATACCGCAGCGCGTCTATTCCCGGCAGCCTGAACATTCCGCTGTTCGACGACGCGCAGCGGGCGGAAGTCGGCACGCTGTACACGCAGGTCGGCGTCGAAGAAGCCAAAGAACGCGGCTTGCAGATCGCTTCGGCCAAACTGCCCGAATTCATTCGGCAGTTCAAAGAAATCGAAGGGCAAAAAGCGGTGTTCTGCTGGCGCGGCGGAATGCGCAGCCGGACCACGGCGACGGTGCTGGACCTGATGGGCATCCGCGCGTACCGGCTGAGCGGAGGCTTTCGGGCTTACCGCAGGTGGGTCGTCGAGCAGTTGGAACATTTCGACCTGAAGGCCCGGGCGATCGTGCTCGGCGGCAATACCGGCAACGGCAAGACGGCCATCCTGCACCGGCTGCTGCAAGAAGGCTATCCGGTCGTGGATCTGGAAGGCATGGCCGGCCACCGCGGTTCGGTGTTCGGCGGTATCGGCGTGGAAGTCCGCAACCAGAAAAGCTTCGATTCGCTGCTGCTGGAGAGGCTGCTGCAGGTCGGCAGCGGGCCTTACCTGCTGATCGAAGCCGAGAGCAAGCGGATCGGCCGCGTCGAGGTGCCCGCTTTTCTGATGGACGCCAAAGAGCGGGGATTGCAGCTTCGAATCTCGCTGCCGATCGAAGAACGGGTCCGCCACATTCTGGAGGATTACCGCCCGGAAGAGAACGCGGAAGCGTGCATGGCGTCTTTTCTCCGTATCAAAGAGCATATCCATCAGCCGATCGCGGCCGAGATCCATCGGCTGATGACGCTCGGCGAATATGCCGGCGCGGTGCGGATGCTGCTGGAATCGTATTACGATCCCAAATACGATTATTCCTCCGATCGGCTCAAAGCGGAGAACACCACGTTGATCGAAGCCGATACGGCCGAAGAAGCCGCCCTGCGCATCAAAGAGATTCTGGCGGCGGAATACGGAGCGTAG
- a CDS encoding deoxynucleoside kinase — MNPTHLSSIPADALITVAGTVGVGKSTLTAALAQRLGFKTSLEKVDHNPYLEKFYHDFERWSFHLQIYFLAERFKEQKAIFEAGGGFVQDRSIYEDTGIFAKMHADQGTMSAVDYETYSSLFDAMVLTPFFPHPDVLVYLEGSLPSILGRINERGREMEIQTEVTYWEKMHGRYAQWIDGFDACPVLRLNIDEYDVNDPASLDEILVKVGRKIEESRREKTGSNV; from the coding sequence ATGAACCCAACCCATCTGTCTTCCATTCCCGCCGATGCCCTCATTACGGTAGCCGGCACGGTAGGCGTCGGCAAATCGACGCTGACCGCCGCTCTTGCCCAGCGTCTCGGCTTCAAGACGTCGCTTGAGAAAGTCGACCATAACCCGTATCTCGAAAAGTTCTACCACGATTTCGAACGCTGGAGTTTCCATCTGCAAATCTACTTCCTCGCCGAGCGCTTCAAAGAGCAGAAAGCGATCTTCGAAGCGGGCGGCGGCTTTGTGCAGGATCGTTCGATCTACGAAGACACCGGCATTTTCGCCAAAATGCACGCCGACCAGGGCACGATGTCCGCTGTCGACTACGAGACGTACTCCAGCCTGTTCGACGCGATGGTGCTGACGCCGTTTTTCCCGCATCCCGACGTGCTGGTGTATCTGGAAGGCAGCCTGCCGTCCATTCTGGGACGCATTAACGAACGCGGCCGCGAGATGGAGATCCAGACCGAAGTGACCTATTGGGAAAAAATGCACGGACGTTACGCCCAGTGGATCGACGGATTCGACGCCTGCCCGGTGCTGCGCCTGAACATCGATGAATACGACGTGAACGATCCGGCTTCGCTGGACGAGATTCTCGTAAAAGTCGGCCGGAAAATCGAGGAATCGCGCAGGGAAAAGACCGGCTCGAACGTCTAA
- a CDS encoding L,D-transpeptidase family protein, with the protein MKNLKKWTAALMLVALFIGSFSFAGSAQAAGSGEQLIIINKKTNQLAFFDNGKLNSTFPVATGKTQDLTPEGKFKIVNKIKNRPYYKDNIPGGDPKNPLGDRWIGLEVGSTYGTTYAIHGNNNENSIGKYVSAGCIRMHTDDIHWLFDQVNKGTYAVITSSSLSFEQIAANNGYSLNGNGTFTGSVFVNGKLNTMDDDIMTIDSRLYMPLREGFEMLGGTVNWNAKTMTVTAKVGGKSIVHKAKAKTAKVNGKAVNMTASRFVGNKLYIPLRDVSKLSGYTVKWYGTENVVSLIAPK; encoded by the coding sequence ATGAAAAATTTGAAAAAATGGACGGCCGCGCTCATGCTCGTGGCTTTGTTCATCGGAAGCTTTTCCTTTGCGGGGTCTGCGCAGGCGGCAGGAAGCGGAGAACAGCTGATCATCATCAACAAAAAGACGAACCAATTGGCCTTTTTCGATAATGGCAAGCTGAATTCCACGTTCCCGGTCGCGACCGGCAAAACGCAGGATCTGACGCCGGAAGGCAAATTCAAGATCGTCAACAAGATCAAGAACCGTCCTTACTACAAAGACAATATTCCGGGCGGCGATCCGAAGAACCCGCTGGGCGACCGCTGGATCGGGCTTGAAGTCGGCAGCACGTACGGCACGACTTACGCGATCCACGGCAACAACAACGAGAACTCGATCGGCAAATACGTGAGCGCCGGCTGCATTCGCATGCACACCGACGACATCCACTGGTTGTTCGATCAGGTCAACAAAGGCACGTACGCGGTCATCACTTCGTCGAGCCTGAGCTTCGAGCAGATCGCCGCCAACAACGGCTACTCGCTGAACGGCAACGGAACGTTCACCGGCAGCGTATTCGTCAACGGCAAGCTCAACACGATGGACGACGATATCATGACGATCGATTCCCGTCTGTACATGCCGCTGCGCGAAGGCTTCGAAATGCTGGGCGGTACGGTTAACTGGAACGCCAAGACGATGACCGTTACGGCCAAAGTCGGCGGCAAGTCGATCGTCCACAAAGCCAAAGCCAAAACGGCGAAAGTGAACGGCAAAGCGGTCAACATGACGGCTTCCCGTTTCGTCGGCAACAAACTGTACATCCCGCTGCGCGACGTCTCCAAACTGTCGGGCTACACGGTCAAATGGTACGGCACCGAAAACGTCGTATCGTTGATCGCGCCCAAGTAA
- a CDS encoding deoxynucleoside kinase, translating to MNQVPYIAVEGPIGAGKTTLATMLAAELNMPVLKEIVEENPFLGKFYQNIDEWSFQLEMFFLCNRYKQLGDTESQLIRQGTPVISDYHIYKNLIFSERTLKGREREKYRQIYHVLTDDLAKPSTIVYIKASLETLLARIDKRGRSFEQDMDRAYLQQLIEDYEAAMASLAVTEPETTIITVDGDAADFVANPEQFAEIADRVKARIAGHPLR from the coding sequence GTGAACCAAGTTCCCTATATCGCGGTCGAAGGACCGATCGGCGCCGGCAAGACGACGCTCGCGACGATGCTGGCCGCGGAATTGAATATGCCCGTGCTCAAAGAAATCGTCGAGGAAAATCCGTTTTTGGGCAAGTTTTATCAAAACATCGACGAGTGGAGTTTCCAGCTCGAAATGTTTTTCCTGTGCAATCGGTACAAGCAGCTCGGCGACACGGAATCGCAGCTGATTCGCCAGGGCACGCCCGTTATCTCGGATTACCATATTTACAAAAACCTGATTTTTTCCGAACGTACCCTCAAAGGGCGCGAGCGGGAGAAATACCGGCAGATCTACCACGTGCTGACGGACGATCTGGCCAAGCCGAGCACCATCGTCTATATCAAAGCGAGTCTGGAGACGCTGCTGGCCCGGATCGACAAGCGCGGCCGTTCGTTCGAGCAGGACATGGACCGCGCCTATCTCCAGCAGCTGATCGAAGACTACGAAGCCGCGATGGCTTCGCTGGCCGTAACCGAGCCGGAGACGACGATTATTACGGTCGACGGAGACGCGGCCGATTTCGTGGCGAATCCCGAACAGTTCGCCGAGATCGCCGACCGGGTCAAAGCCCGGATCGCCGGACATCCGCTTCGCTAA
- the selD gene encoding selenide, water dikinase SelD, translating into MSTPEKIKLTSLSSKGGCGCKIGPADLAQVLRNLPPQAANPNLLVGLDTSDDAGVYRLSDDLALVQTLDFFTPIVDDPYDFGQVAAANAISDIYAMGGRPLTALNIVAFPIHTLDKSVLTDILRGAGDKMAEAGVTLVGGHSIDDKEPKFGLAVTGTVHPDRVRTNAGAKPGDKLILTKPIGVGILSTSIKKDLLSAEEIKRVTHVMATLNKTAAETMEPYDVHACTDVTGFGLLGHATEMAKGSGMGIIVRSADVPLLPRVRELAEGGSVPGGTRNNYDHIEADVDFPEEMDQTGRFILCDAVTSGGLLIAIDAQQADELLERLQAAGVEAAAIGEVTEENAGRITVL; encoded by the coding sequence ATGTCCACACCCGAAAAGATCAAACTGACTTCGCTCTCCTCCAAAGGCGGCTGCGGCTGCAAAATCGGCCCCGCCGACCTGGCGCAGGTGCTGCGCAACCTGCCTCCGCAGGCCGCCAATCCCAATCTGCTCGTCGGGCTCGACACGAGCGACGATGCCGGCGTCTACCGGCTGTCCGACGACCTGGCGCTCGTCCAGACGCTCGACTTCTTCACGCCGATCGTCGACGATCCGTACGATTTCGGCCAGGTGGCCGCGGCCAACGCGATCAGCGATATTTACGCGATGGGCGGCCGGCCTCTGACGGCGCTCAATATCGTCGCGTTCCCGATCCATACGCTGGACAAATCGGTCCTGACCGATATTCTGCGCGGCGCGGGCGACAAAATGGCCGAAGCCGGTGTGACGCTGGTCGGCGGTCACTCGATCGACGACAAAGAGCCGAAGTTCGGCCTCGCCGTCACGGGCACGGTGCATCCGGACCGGGTGCGCACGAACGCCGGCGCGAAGCCGGGCGACAAGCTGATTCTGACCAAGCCGATCGGCGTAGGCATTCTGAGCACTTCGATCAAAAAAGATCTGTTGAGCGCGGAAGAGATCAAGCGCGTCACGCACGTCATGGCGACGCTGAACAAGACGGCCGCCGAGACGATGGAGCCGTACGATGTGCATGCCTGCACGGACGTGACGGGATTCGGCCTGCTGGGCCACGCGACCGAGATGGCCAAAGGCAGCGGGATGGGCATCATCGTCCGCTCCGCCGACGTGCCTCTGCTGCCGCGGGTACGCGAACTGGCCGAAGGCGGCTCGGTGCCGGGCGGCACGCGCAACAACTACGACCATATCGAAGCGGACGTGGATTTCCCGGAAGAGATGGACCAGACGGGCCGCTTCATTCTGTGCGACGCCGTCACTTCGGGCGGTCTGCTGATCGCGATCGACGCCCAGCAGGCGGACGAGCTGCTTGAGCGTCTGCAAGCGGCCGGAGTCGAAGCTGCGGCGATCGGCGAAGTGACCGAAGAAAATGCCGGCCGCATCACGGTCCTCTGA
- a CDS encoding undecaprenyl-diphosphate phosphatase codes for MFKSLILGFVEGMTEFAPVSSTGHMIIVDDLWLKSEEFFGSKYVANTFKIVIQLGSILAVVILFRKKFYELLGLKGRHSGAPAGTPKLNLLHVFIGLLPAGVLGLLFDDYIDEHLFSLETVLGALVIGAILMIVADLVMRNSKRKTIESVDEITYGKALYMGLFQCVSLWPGFSRSGATISGGVLIGMSHRAAADFTFIMAVPIMAGASLLSLAKNWEYFTLDALPYFVVGFLSAFVFAIISIRFFLKLINRIKLIPFAIYRIVLAAVIYLVWF; via the coding sequence TTGTTTAAATCGCTGATTCTGGGCTTCGTCGAAGGGATGACCGAGTTTGCGCCGGTGTCTTCTACCGGCCATATGATCATCGTCGACGACCTGTGGTTGAAGTCGGAAGAGTTCTTCGGTTCGAAGTATGTGGCGAATACGTTCAAGATCGTAATCCAGTTGGGATCGATTCTGGCCGTCGTCATCCTGTTCCGCAAAAAGTTCTACGAACTGCTCGGCTTGAAAGGCCGTCATTCGGGCGCTCCGGCGGGAACGCCGAAGCTGAACCTGCTGCACGTCTTTATCGGCCTGCTGCCGGCCGGCGTACTGGGCCTGCTGTTCGACGATTACATCGACGAGCATCTGTTCTCGCTGGAGACCGTGCTCGGCGCGCTCGTTATCGGGGCGATCCTGATGATCGTGGCCGACCTCGTCATGCGCAATTCGAAGCGCAAAACGATCGAAAGCGTCGATGAGATTACATACGGAAAAGCGCTCTACATGGGACTGTTCCAGTGCGTCTCGCTCTGGCCGGGCTTCTCGCGTTCCGGCGCGACCATCTCGGGCGGCGTCCTGATCGGCATGAGCCACCGGGCCGCAGCCGATTTCACGTTTATTATGGCCGTTCCGATCATGGCCGGCGCCAGTCTGCTGTCGCTCGCCAAAAACTGGGAATACTTTACGCTGGACGCCCTGCCTTACTTCGTGGTCGGCTTCCTCAGCGCTTTCGTATTCGCCATCATCTCGATCCGCTTCTTCCTGAAGCTGATCAACCGGATCAAGCTGATCCCGTTCGCGATCTACCGGATCGTGCTCGCGGCTGTCATCTACCTGGTCTGGTTCTGA
- the aroD gene encoding type I 3-dehydroquinate dehydratase, with protein MKAIVEIRKVRLGEGAPKICVSMTGRTREELRGEAALLRTIDLDLAEWRVDFFEGVDSPEKVLEMLAELRLLLGPVPLIFTFRSAREGGQRELAADDYIGLNAAAAASGDADAIDVELFAGDEAVRRLTAEARRFGAVSIVSNHDFDKTPPAEELAARLRRMRELGGDVPKIAVMPRDPGDVLALLQATYAVSSDKEGPIITMSMGLLGAVSRVAGGTFGSALTFGAAKNASAPGQLAAAELRGLLGALHGE; from the coding sequence ATGAAGGCGATAGTGGAAATCAGGAAGGTGCGCCTGGGCGAAGGCGCTCCGAAAATTTGCGTGTCGATGACCGGCCGCACGCGCGAAGAACTGCGCGGGGAAGCGGCGCTGCTGCGCACGATCGATCTGGATCTCGCGGAATGGCGGGTCGACTTTTTCGAAGGCGTCGATTCGCCCGAAAAGGTGCTGGAGATGCTGGCCGAGCTGCGCCTGCTGCTGGGCCCCGTCCCGCTGATCTTCACGTTCCGCAGCGCGCGCGAAGGCGGACAGCGCGAACTTGCGGCCGACGACTACATCGGCCTGAACGCGGCCGCCGCCGCTTCGGGCGACGCCGACGCGATCGACGTCGAGCTGTTCGCGGGAGACGAGGCGGTGCGCCGCCTCACCGCCGAAGCGCGCCGCTTCGGCGCCGTCTCGATCGTGTCGAATCACGATTTCGACAAGACGCCCCCCGCGGAGGAACTCGCGGCCCGGCTGCGCCGCATGCGGGAGCTTGGCGGCGACGTGCCCAAGATCGCGGTCATGCCGCGCGATCCCGGCGACGTGCTGGCGCTGCTCCAAGCGACGTACGCCGTCAGCTCCGACAAGGAGGGGCCGATCATCACCATGTCGATGGGCCTGCTCGGAGCGGTCAGCCGCGTCGCCGGCGGCACCTTCGGTTCCGCGCTGACCTTCGGCGCGGCGAAAAACGCGTCCGCCCCGGGGCAGCTCGCCGCAGCGGAGCTGCGCGGCCTGCTCGGCGCGCTGCACGGGGAGTAG
- a CDS encoding Na-translocating system protein MpsC family protein, producing MNKQETVDRIAGHVGKLLRNHFGKGPEVLNVSLDDRSIVLHLKNFMTPIEDALLAKKDEKTFRYTRELMMKALVPALETFVREDLHLRFMSLYYDWNPGNSSGMITVLLDSEADANQNYEGRESVHTQIVDILTKTQAEPYYIDSWWVDAKTLLVFRKGIAILLEKELNALGYTDVLKTAKRSLEKELMWKEAHIGKTVRKPMTDLYIDWNFDRDDSVIVCRFDG from the coding sequence TTGAACAAACAAGAAACGGTAGACCGGATTGCGGGTCATGTAGGGAAGCTGCTCAGGAACCATTTTGGCAAGGGGCCCGAAGTCCTGAACGTTTCCCTGGATGACCGGAGCATCGTGCTTCATCTGAAAAATTTCATGACTCCGATCGAAGACGCGCTGCTCGCGAAGAAGGATGAGAAGACGTTCCGTTATACGCGGGAATTGATGATGAAAGCTCTTGTGCCGGCATTGGAGACGTTCGTGCGGGAAGATCTGCATCTGCGGTTCATGAGCCTGTATTACGATTGGAATCCGGGCAATTCTTCGGGAATGATCACGGTGCTGCTCGATTCGGAAGCCGATGCGAACCAAAATTACGAAGGTCGGGAATCGGTTCATACACAGATTGTCGATATTTTGACGAAGACGCAGGCCGAACCTTATTACATCGATTCGTGGTGGGTGGATGCCAAGACGCTGCTCGTTTTTCGAAAGGGTATCGCCATACTTCTCGAAAAAGAGCTGAACGCGCTCGGCTATACGGACGTTCTTAAAACGGCCAAACGCTCGCTCGAAAAAGAGTTAATGTGGAAAGAAGCGCATATCGGAAAAACGGTACGCAAACCGATGACGGATCTGTACATCGATTGGAACTTCGATCGGGACGACAGCGTCATCGTCTGCCGGTTCGACGGATAG